A DNA window from Acinetobacter sp. 10FS3-1 contains the following coding sequences:
- the glnD gene encoding [protein-PII] uridylyltransferase, with translation MINTLPLLNYIQSNHDIQAINQWRSDVENQLQECFENGQSIRDIILARSNLIDEALQFLWKHAALDQTELSLFAVGGYGRREMLPYSDVDIMILSENKIVPEQEQRISTFISSLWDVGNFKPGISVRTINECVTQASSDLTVATSLIEARLIIGNENLSKWPRRIVSQTWTDKTFFDAKVNEQHKRYAQHNDTESNLEPDIKNAPGGIRDINQIGWIAKRHFRVNRIYDLVHLGFISEFELAVLEEAESFLWEIRHHLHRLTKRDENRLLFDYQREIAAKFGYVREEGHHQNYPIEQFMKRYYRSAQQVSTLNEMLLAYFSESVITPRLPQYERQIEEINENFKLVDGKLAVQHHKVFSENPSAILEIFYLLANRPEIEGIRARTLRLLTLAAKRIDQSFRDNPIHQALFMAIIRSPYRLYDTLVTMKRYGVLGNYIPAFGQITGLMQYDLFHIYTVDAHTLLLLRNLNRFKEPGFAKDFPVVSSVFQRLSRRDIVYLAAIFHDIAKGRGGDHSELGAADAIKFCRTHGFTERECNLVAWLIQNHLLMSVTAQKKDISDPDIVREFAEKMGDMEHLDYLYTLTVADINATNPKLWNTWRASLMRQLYTHARDVIRSGLGRPVDYRMLIEDTKFAASELLVNDFSLYDVETVWQELGDDYFLKESADEIAWHTRAILEHGDNPAPLVLMRAHRKYAQDAVQIFIYTQDKPNLFATTVAILDRMNLDVQDARIITATKAFSLDTYVVLDRFGTLLTDPEREATVIDALKEALSHSDEYPGLMQRRIPRQLRHFDIENTVDITLNPALNQNMVEIATLDQPGLLAKIGGLFMMRGLDIHSAKIATLGERAEDIFFVTKKDGIPMTQAESLSFATALKAALDEASHQVNAQH, from the coding sequence ATGATCAATACCTTACCTTTGCTGAATTATATTCAAAGCAACCATGACATTCAGGCCATTAACCAGTGGCGTAGCGATGTTGAAAATCAGCTGCAGGAATGTTTTGAAAATGGACAGTCGATTCGTGACATCATTCTGGCGCGCTCCAACCTGATTGATGAAGCCTTGCAGTTCCTCTGGAAACATGCCGCGCTGGATCAGACGGAGCTCAGCCTGTTTGCTGTAGGTGGTTATGGCCGCCGCGAAATGCTGCCTTATTCCGATGTCGACATCATGATCCTGTCCGAAAATAAGATTGTTCCTGAACAGGAACAGCGTATTTCGACCTTTATTTCCTCTCTTTGGGATGTGGGTAATTTCAAGCCCGGCATCAGTGTCCGTACGATTAATGAATGTGTGACTCAGGCAAGCAGTGACTTAACAGTGGCCACCTCCCTGATTGAAGCTCGTCTGATTATTGGCAATGAAAACCTGTCTAAATGGCCTCGGCGGATTGTTTCACAGACCTGGACGGATAAGACCTTCTTTGATGCCAAGGTCAATGAACAGCATAAGCGCTATGCTCAGCACAATGACACCGAAAGCAATCTGGAACCAGACATCAAAAATGCCCCAGGCGGCATCCGGGATATTAACCAGATTGGCTGGATTGCCAAACGACATTTTCGGGTCAACCGTATTTATGACTTGGTGCATCTGGGTTTTATTTCAGAATTTGAACTGGCCGTACTTGAAGAGGCAGAAAGCTTTCTCTGGGAAATCCGCCATCATTTGCACCGTCTGACCAAGCGTGATGAAAACCGCCTGCTGTTTGATTATCAGCGGGAAATTGCGGCCAAATTCGGTTATGTACGCGAAGAAGGCCATCATCAGAATTATCCGATTGAACAGTTCATGAAGCGCTATTATCGCAGCGCACAACAGGTATCTACCCTGAATGAAATGTTGCTGGCTTACTTTAGTGAATCGGTGATTACGCCACGTTTACCGCAGTATGAACGTCAAATTGAAGAAATTAACGAAAACTTCAAGCTGGTCGATGGCAAGCTTGCCGTTCAGCATCACAAAGTTTTTTCAGAAAATCCCAGCGCTATCTTGGAAATTTTTTATTTACTGGCCAACCGCCCGGAAATTGAAGGTATCCGTGCCCGCACATTGCGTCTGCTGACGCTGGCAGCGAAACGGATTGACCAGAGTTTTCGCGATAATCCAATTCATCAGGCACTTTTCATGGCAATTATCCGCTCGCCATATCGCCTGTATGACACTCTAGTGACGATGAAGCGTTATGGCGTACTGGGCAATTATATTCCAGCCTTTGGCCAGATTACCGGCCTGATGCAATATGACCTATTCCATATTTACACCGTGGATGCTCATACTCTGCTCTTACTGCGTAATCTGAACCGCTTTAAGGAACCCGGTTTTGCCAAAGATTTTCCAGTGGTCAGCTCTGTGTTCCAGCGTCTCAGCCGCCGCGATATTGTCTATCTGGCTGCTATTTTTCATGATATTGCCAAAGGACGTGGCGGTGACCATAGCGAACTCGGAGCAGCTGATGCCATCAAGTTCTGCCGGACGCATGGCTTTACCGAACGCGAATGTAATCTGGTTGCCTGGCTGATTCAAAACCATCTGCTCATGTCAGTTACTGCACAGAAAAAAGACATTTCTGACCCGGATATAGTACGGGAATTTGCAGAAAAAATGGGAGATATGGAACATCTGGATTATCTATATACCCTCACCGTCGCCGATATCAATGCAACCAATCCAAAACTCTGGAATACCTGGCGTGCCTCTTTGATGCGTCAGCTATACACCCATGCCCGTGATGTCATTCGGTCCGGTCTGGGCCGCCCGGTCGACTATAGAATGCTGATTGAAGATACCAAGTTTGCAGCCAGTGAACTCTTGGTTAATGATTTCTCACTCTACGATGTAGAAACCGTCTGGCAGGAGCTGGGTGATGATTATTTCCTGAAAGAATCAGCCGATGAGATTGCCTGGCACACACGCGCCATTTTGGAGCATGGGGACAATCCTGCACCTTTGGTATTAATGCGCGCGCACCGCAAATATGCACAAGATGCAGTCCAGATCTTCATTTATACCCAAGACAAGCCGAACCTGTTTGCCACCACTGTGGCTATTTTGGACCGCATGAATCTGGATGTGCAGGATGCCCGGATTATTACTGCGACCAAAGCCTTTAGTCTGGATACCTATGTGGTGCTGGACCGTTTTGGCACTCTACTCACTGATCCAGAACGTGAAGCAACTGTCATTGACGCCCTGAAAGAGGCCTTGAGCCATTCAGATGAATATCCGGGCCTGATGCAGCGTCGTATTCCTCGCCAGTTACGCCATTTTGATATTGAAAATACGGTCGATATTACTTTAAACCCGGCCTTAAATCAGAATATGGTTGAAATTGCGACGCTGGATCAGCCGGGTCTGCTGGCCAAGATTGGCGGCCTGTTTATGATGCGTGGCCTGGATATTCACTCTGCCAAGATTGCCACCCTAGGCGAACGTGCTGAAGATATTTTCTTCGTCACCAAAAAGGATGGAATTCCGATGACTCAGGCTGAGTCGCTTAGCTTTGCAACTGCGCTCAAAGCGGCTTTGGATGAGGCGTCTCATCAGGTCAATGCTCAACACTAA
- the purT gene encoding formate-dependent phosphoribosylglycinamide formyltransferase: protein MIHMNVTIGTPLQASAYKVLLLGSGELGKEVVISLQRLGVEVHAADRYADAPAMQVAHYSHTLNMANATELRQLIQQVQPHLIVPEIEAIATEVLLEIEEQKIATVIPSAKAVNLTMNREGIRRLAAEELGLPTSAYRFADTLESFRAACDDIGYPNFVKPVMSSSGKGQSRVKSFAEVDAAWDHAQTGGRINHGKVIVESQIDFDFEITLLTVRAKNPQTGVIETSYCDPIGHRQDSGDYVESWQPQPMTPAALEESQRIAHKVTTALGGCGIFGVELFIKGDKVWFSEVSPRPHDTGLVTLASQFQSEFELHARAILGLPVNTERHSIAASAVIYAGVDDHNLSFSGLNLALANPNTDVRLFGKPEGFKRRRMGVATARAETIDQARELAQQTADQISVHQN, encoded by the coding sequence ATAATACACATGAACGTGACGATTGGTACTCCACTACAGGCTTCAGCGTATAAAGTTCTTTTACTGGGTTCAGGAGAACTCGGCAAGGAAGTGGTTATTTCACTCCAACGTTTGGGTGTTGAAGTCCATGCGGCTGACCGTTATGCGGACGCGCCTGCCATGCAGGTGGCCCACTATTCCCATACGCTCAATATGGCAAATGCCACAGAACTCAGACAGTTGATTCAGCAAGTTCAGCCTCATCTGATTGTTCCGGAAATTGAAGCGATTGCCACCGAAGTTCTGCTAGAAATTGAAGAACAGAAAATTGCAACGGTGATTCCTTCTGCTAAAGCGGTGAATCTGACCATGAACCGTGAAGGTATTCGCCGTCTGGCCGCCGAAGAACTGGGCCTGCCGACCTCCGCTTATCGTTTTGCAGATACCCTAGAATCGTTCCGTGCTGCCTGTGATGACATTGGTTATCCAAACTTTGTGAAACCGGTGATGTCATCTTCAGGCAAAGGTCAGTCCCGCGTAAAAAGCTTTGCAGAAGTAGATGCTGCCTGGGACCATGCACAGACTGGTGGCCGGATCAATCATGGTAAAGTGATTGTTGAGTCGCAGATTGATTTTGATTTTGAAATTACTTTGCTGACAGTACGTGCAAAAAATCCGCAAACCGGTGTAATCGAAACATCCTATTGTGATCCAATCGGGCACCGTCAGGATTCAGGCGATTATGTGGAAAGCTGGCAACCTCAGCCGATGACCCCGGCTGCACTGGAAGAGTCGCAACGCATTGCCCATAAAGTCACAACAGCACTCGGTGGCTGCGGGATTTTCGGTGTGGAACTCTTTATTAAAGGTGACAAAGTATGGTTTAGTGAAGTTTCACCGCGCCCGCATGATACTGGTCTGGTCACCTTAGCTTCACAATTCCAGAGCGAGTTTGAACTGCATGCCCGTGCGATTCTTGGCCTGCCTGTCAACACCGAACGTCATAGCATTGCAGCCAGTGCCGTGATTTATGCAGGTGTAGATGACCATAATCTTTCATTTTCTGGCTTAAATCTTGCTTTAGCAAATCCGAATACGGATGTGCGCCTGTTCGGCAAACCTGAGGGCTTTAAGCGTCGTCGTATGGGTGTGGCGACTGCACGCGCAGAAACCATTGACCAGGCACGCGAACTGGCCCAGCAGACTGCCGACCAAATTAGCGTTCATCAAAATTAA
- the ygaH gene encoding L-valine transporter subunit YgaH, producing MNLEIILVGILVGIANFASRFGPFFVIQKFQQGSQKRGALWLKIALGSIGIAAISSMLVVATLPPLLETPNKSFAMLIGFMVLSSLYFKFKKIVMATLIAALTYGLVYTYVPVSF from the coding sequence ATGAATCTCGAAATTATTCTGGTCGGAATTCTGGTGGGGATTGCCAATTTTGCTTCCCGCTTTGGGCCATTTTTTGTTATTCAAAAATTTCAGCAAGGCTCACAAAAACGTGGTGCCTTATGGTTAAAAATTGCCTTGGGTTCCATTGGAATTGCTGCAATTAGTTCGATGCTGGTCGTTGCAACCTTGCCCCCCCTTTTAGAAACGCCCAATAAAAGTTTCGCCATGCTGATAGGCTTCATGGTGCTGAGTAGTCTGTATTTTAAATTTAAGAAAATTGTCATGGCGACCTTGATTGCCGCTTTAACCTACGGTCTGGTTTATACCTATGTTCCGGTGTCTTTTTAA
- a CDS encoding AzlC family ABC transporter permease codes for MQPAGFWQGAKDSQAIIFTYLPVSFAFGVSATQFGFTAWEALFLSCSMYAGASQFLVVALLGSGTSIWMTALTVIALDIRHLLYGPALQNLIQDRLNLKKTAVWSWGLTDEVFASGMIKLSQRRQEWSESWMLGLSLFSWLSWALGSFLGGLFADQVSNLLQFLQAALDFLLPALFLSFLLAAFEKKHSFVVAVTIIVSAVACYLIDLSAAIFIGISSGIFAGLFKHYVLQRPDPEHTGDPR; via the coding sequence ATGCAGCCTGCCGGATTCTGGCAAGGTGCAAAAGACAGCCAGGCGATTATCTTCACCTATCTGCCGGTGTCGTTTGCTTTCGGTGTTTCAGCGACTCAATTCGGCTTTACGGCCTGGGAAGCCCTGTTCCTGTCCTGTTCGATGTATGCTGGTGCCAGTCAGTTTCTGGTGGTTGCGTTACTCGGCAGCGGTACTTCCATCTGGATGACGGCGCTGACTGTCATTGCTTTAGACATTCGTCACTTGTTGTATGGCCCTGCCCTGCAAAACCTGATTCAGGATCGTCTGAACCTGAAAAAAACAGCTGTCTGGTCTTGGGGTCTGACCGATGAAGTCTTTGCTTCTGGCATGATCAAACTATCACAGCGGCGTCAGGAATGGTCTGAATCCTGGATGCTTGGCCTCAGTCTGTTCAGCTGGCTATCATGGGCATTGGGTTCTTTTCTGGGTGGTTTATTTGCCGATCAGGTCAGTAATTTACTGCAATTTTTGCAAGCAGCACTGGACTTCTTGCTCCCTGCCTTATTCCTGAGTTTTCTGCTGGCAGCCTTTGAGAAGAAACATAGCTTTGTCGTGGCAGTTACCATTATTGTCTCGGCTGTTGCCTGCTATCTTATTGACCTGTCCGCAGCCATTTTTATCGGTATCAGTTCCGGTATTTTTGCTGGCCTGTTCAAGCATTATGTTTTACAGAGACCTGATCCTGAACATACAGGAGACCCTCGATGA
- a CDS encoding L,D-transpeptidase family protein, with the protein MFVRTMLAVSLGCIFAGTVFAASTAEQPLNPQMATDVSVQDPIDPLALESSAAQAPATRQTTNAPTEEAQITAQEKKELDQASAALNTLQNTEDQNADSGVAPAAASKNASSVATKASWTLDGLNNATWYENIGAGQFPVYARAHVMLNNAHASPGAIDGTSGKNTLKAIASFQQMNGIKPTGVLTKETWDKLIERQGSKPAFVEYTITEKDLAGPFVKSIPSNYAEQAKMKGLYYTSSLEMLSEKFHMDQNFMQKLNPNANFNKVGQKILVTNVRNELPEGIHLIVAHKGAKQLYLFNSKNQMIGSFPASIGNTSTPSPTGTYKITGVAPNPWYSYSPSNFIQGKNLKPLSLPPGPNGPVGNIWIGLNKKSFGIHGTPNPSLISKSYSHGCIRLTNWDANDLGKKVKSGVTVKFLE; encoded by the coding sequence ATGTTCGTTCGCACAATGCTCGCTGTGAGTCTAGGTTGCATTTTCGCAGGTACTGTTTTCGCTGCGTCTACTGCTGAACAACCATTGAACCCGCAAATGGCCACTGATGTTTCAGTGCAAGACCCTATTGATCCTCTGGCACTTGAGTCCTCGGCGGCACAAGCTCCTGCAACCCGCCAGACGACCAATGCCCCAACAGAAGAAGCTCAAATTACAGCACAAGAAAAAAAAGAGCTGGATCAAGCATCTGCAGCTTTAAATACCTTGCAGAATACTGAAGACCAAAATGCCGATAGCGGCGTTGCACCTGCAGCTGCCAGTAAAAATGCCAGTTCGGTAGCAACTAAAGCGTCGTGGACCCTAGATGGTCTCAATAACGCCACCTGGTATGAAAATATTGGTGCGGGTCAGTTCCCGGTATATGCACGTGCGCATGTCATGTTGAATAATGCTCATGCTTCACCAGGTGCAATTGATGGAACCAGCGGTAAAAACACCCTGAAAGCTATCGCGTCTTTTCAGCAAATGAACGGCATTAAGCCTACAGGTGTACTGACCAAAGAAACCTGGGATAAACTGATTGAACGTCAAGGTTCCAAGCCTGCTTTTGTTGAATACACTATCACTGAAAAAGATCTGGCGGGTCCTTTTGTCAAGTCTATTCCTTCCAATTACGCTGAACAGGCAAAAATGAAAGGCTTGTATTACACCAGCTCGCTAGAAATGCTTAGTGAAAAGTTCCATATGGATCAAAACTTCATGCAGAAGTTAAACCCGAATGCGAACTTTAACAAAGTCGGCCAAAAAATTCTGGTAACAAATGTACGTAATGAACTTCCAGAAGGTATTCATTTGATCGTGGCGCATAAAGGTGCAAAACAGCTGTACTTATTTAACAGTAAAAATCAAATGATTGGTTCATTCCCTGCCAGTATCGGGAACACCAGCACCCCTTCACCAACGGGTACATACAAAATTACTGGTGTTGCGCCAAACCCTTGGTATAGCTACTCACCGTCAAACTTTATTCAGGGTAAAAACTTAAAGCCGCTGTCTTTACCACCAGGTCCAAACGGTCCGGTAGGGAATATCTGGATTGGCTTGAATAAAAAATCATTTGGTATTCACGGTACACCGAATCCTTCTCTGATTTCCAAATCTTATTCACACGGTTGTATCCGCCTAACCAACTGGGATGCTAATGACCTGGGTAAAAAAGTAAAGTCTGGTGTGACTGTTAAGTTCCTTGAATAA
- the hemE gene encoding uroporphyrinogen decarboxylase: MTTLKNDRFLRALLREPVDTTPVWMMRQAGRYLPEYRETRAQAGDFLSLCKNTELACEVTLQPLRRYDLDAAILFSDILTVPDALGLGLYFEAGEGPKFHKTVRTEQDVANLPAFNAKSDLDYVMKAVSTIRSALGGQVPLIGFSGSPWTLATYMVEGGSSKDFRFTKHMMYAQPEVMHALLQRLADAVIEYLNAQIDAGAQAVQIFDSWGGALAHREYIEFSLNYMQKIVAGLQREKDGRKIPVILFTKGGGQWLEPMVATGADAFGLDWTTPLNVARQTVAGRAALQGNLDPATLYGSHESIVKATKLMLDDAYANGEKTGYIANLGHGITQWVDPANPTAFVDTVHEYSAKYL, encoded by the coding sequence ATGACGACCTTAAAAAATGATCGTTTTCTGCGCGCATTATTACGTGAACCTGTAGATACCACACCTGTGTGGATGATGCGTCAAGCAGGCCGTTATTTACCAGAATATCGTGAAACCCGTGCCCAGGCGGGAGACTTCCTTTCTCTTTGTAAAAATACTGAGTTGGCGTGTGAGGTCACTTTACAGCCTTTACGCCGCTATGATCTGGATGCTGCGATCCTGTTTTCAGACATCTTGACCGTACCCGATGCTTTGGGTTTGGGATTGTATTTTGAAGCGGGTGAAGGTCCAAAGTTTCATAAGACAGTCCGCACCGAGCAGGATGTAGCAAATTTACCTGCATTTAATGCCAAGTCTGACCTGGACTATGTCATGAAGGCGGTATCTACCATCCGTTCGGCCTTGGGGGGGCAGGTGCCATTAATCGGTTTCTCTGGCAGTCCATGGACGTTGGCCACTTATATGGTTGAAGGTGGTTCGAGCAAAGATTTCCGCTTTACCAAACACATGATGTATGCCCAGCCTGAAGTCATGCATGCATTGTTACAGCGTCTGGCTGATGCAGTGATCGAATATCTGAATGCCCAGATTGACGCAGGTGCCCAGGCCGTACAGATTTTTGACAGCTGGGGCGGGGCGTTGGCGCACCGTGAATATATTGAGTTTTCACTGAATTATATGCAGAAAATTGTGGCTGGCTTGCAGCGTGAGAAAGATGGTCGCAAGATTCCGGTCATCCTGTTCACCAAAGGTGGCGGACAGTGGCTGGAGCCAATGGTTGCTACTGGTGCAGATGCTTTTGGTCTGGACTGGACGACGCCACTGAATGTAGCGCGCCAAACCGTTGCGGGCCGTGCCGCGCTACAAGGTAACCTTGATCCGGCAACTTTGTATGGATCCCATGAGTCGATTGTGAAAGCCACCAAGCTGATGCTGGATGATGCCTATGCCAATGGCGAAAAAACAGGTTATATCGCTAACTTGGGGCATGGTATTACCCAGTGGGTTGATCCGGCCAACCCGACAGCCTTTGTTGATACCGTACATGAGTATAGTGCCAAGTACCTGTAG
- a CDS encoding DUF817 family protein, protein MIDFIKSGFEFTYKAASAALFGILLLLAFALTASMGSELLYGFYRYDYLLFFALMIQVVLLYTKLESWAEAKVIALFHLMAMVMEIFLTHPAIGSWHYPQPAIFKILTVPLFAGFMYSAVGSFFARSLRLYQVSFERLPSFANMLALAVLSYINFMSKFFIPDYRMILFAWSVVIFWKTKIRFQLNRHTFQLPMLPVLLLLAFIIWVAENISTFYQIWLYPSQIEQWHMVGWGKLGSWYLLLLLSLVLVLKILGQRQLDGAWHLKEQD, encoded by the coding sequence TTGATCGATTTTATAAAATCAGGGTTTGAATTTACTTATAAGGCAGCTTCGGCTGCCTTATTTGGGATTCTACTGTTGCTCGCCTTTGCCCTGACAGCTTCCATGGGAAGCGAACTGCTGTATGGTTTCTATCGTTACGACTATCTCTTGTTTTTTGCCCTGATGATTCAGGTGGTTCTGCTATATACCAAGCTGGAATCCTGGGCAGAAGCGAAAGTGATTGCGTTGTTTCACCTGATGGCCATGGTGATGGAAATTTTCCTGACCCATCCGGCGATTGGCTCGTGGCATTACCCGCAACCCGCCATTTTTAAAATTCTGACTGTGCCTTTATTTGCCGGATTTATGTATTCGGCTGTCGGAAGCTTCTTTGCGCGTTCCTTACGTCTTTATCAGGTGTCATTTGAGAGATTACCGAGCTTTGCTAATATGCTGGCGCTGGCGGTTCTGTCCTATATCAACTTTATGAGCAAATTTTTTATTCCGGATTACCGGATGATTTTATTTGCCTGGAGTGTGGTGATTTTCTGGAAAACCAAAATCCGTTTTCAATTGAATCGACATACTTTTCAGTTGCCGATGTTGCCCGTGCTGCTGCTATTGGCATTTATCATTTGGGTCGCTGAAAATATCAGTACCTTTTATCAGATCTGGCTTTATCCGAGTCAGATTGAACAATGGCATATGGTGGGCTGGGGGAAACTCGGCTCATGGTACTTGCTGCTACTGCTCAGTCTGGTGCTGGTATTGAAAATTCTCGGGCAACGTCAGCTCGATGGAGCCTGGCATTTAAAAGAACAAGATTGA
- a CDS encoding DUF3015 family protein codes for MLKKLALAAVLAVGSTAAFADRDAGCGIGSQVWAGQSGKVPKILAATTNGIFANQLFGITFGTLGCSGTGTVTAQVVTFTNENAESLARDMAVGQGESLNVLAELLNIKAEDKARFFAISKQNFASIYATENETSLEVLSSLQTVMANDDVLKAYV; via the coding sequence ATGTTGAAAAAACTAGCTTTAGCTGCAGTACTTGCAGTGGGTTCAACTGCAGCATTTGCTGACCGTGATGCAGGTTGTGGTATTGGAAGTCAAGTATGGGCAGGTCAATCTGGTAAAGTGCCTAAAATTTTGGCAGCAACGACCAACGGTATTTTTGCTAACCAGTTATTCGGTATCACTTTTGGTACTTTGGGTTGTAGTGGTACAGGTACAGTAACCGCCCAAGTGGTTACATTTACCAATGAAAATGCTGAATCACTCGCGCGTGATATGGCGGTTGGTCAGGGCGAAAGCTTAAACGTATTGGCTGAATTGCTAAATATCAAAGCTGAAGATAAAGCACGTTTCTTCGCTATTTCTAAGCAAAACTTTGCTTCAATCTATGCAACTGAAAATGAAACTTCACTAGAAGTATTATCTTCTCTGCAAACTGTCATGGCAAATGACGACGTATTAAAAGCTTACGTTTAA
- a CDS encoding DUF4105 domain-containing protein: MKSCVALIVLAALSTLSCPSFASPADPFIQQAQSNKLAQDITWQRLMYADAKQHSEVSYSGYFYHEQGAQNLELELASNIQALFQTAEPDQSIRCRFPARSQFLIESLKIPHAALPEVACPELNQWLTEIKPYKATLIYATDFMGNPSSMFGHTLLRLDPKDQQQLNLVSYAVNYAATVEGEQNWSYAWKGLTGQYPGEYSLMPYYRKVKEYGDFESRDLWEYELALSPEETRFLVQHIWEMKHVQFPYYFIQDNCAYRLLGLIDLVRPHANLQQQFKAVSIPLETIKALDDEQLIKDVVYRPALETQLLAQARQHGHKLAKVAHQIAMSEPREHGQILESYSAENQAKILEMAYDDLYLHFLARKIDPQVAQPRLRQILVQRSQLALEKQRLNVAVPKTNPVQAHDARHLSFKAGEVQGQTFVEIGHRQAYHDLIDPQGGLRTGTQLLFLDGALQYRQDRLKLKHLDLLTVNSYNPIHAFKTPLSWGFNFGWQQEALDSAGHFSRESQHGVANLNVQAGYSWANATREHLCYTQLQNHLQAGKALDQGWRVGAGPTIGCQNVWNEQLNSLIQVELPYWEDSHQWQLKLKTQFQYTWTPQYAIRGGWEYQRQNHQDWEQWSLSLIRYF, translated from the coding sequence ATGAAATCTTGCGTTGCCCTTATTGTCCTTGCTGCACTGTCTACACTAAGTTGTCCATCCTTTGCTAGTCCGGCAGATCCATTTATTCAACAGGCTCAAAGTAATAAGCTGGCTCAAGATATCACTTGGCAACGTTTAATGTACGCTGATGCCAAACAGCATAGCGAAGTGAGCTATTCAGGCTATTTCTATCATGAACAGGGTGCCCAAAATCTGGAACTGGAGTTGGCCAGTAATATTCAGGCACTGTTTCAAACGGCTGAACCTGATCAATCTATTCGTTGTCGTTTCCCGGCGCGGAGCCAGTTTCTCATTGAAAGCTTAAAGATACCTCATGCTGCTTTACCAGAAGTGGCTTGCCCTGAGTTGAATCAGTGGCTGACCGAAATTAAACCGTATAAAGCGACGCTGATTTATGCCACCGACTTTATGGGCAATCCTAGCTCAATGTTCGGACATACTTTGCTGCGTTTGGACCCTAAAGACCAGCAACAGCTAAATCTGGTGTCTTATGCGGTGAACTATGCGGCCACCGTCGAAGGTGAGCAAAACTGGTCTTATGCCTGGAAAGGTTTAACCGGGCAGTATCCAGGTGAATATTCCCTGATGCCGTATTATCGTAAAGTTAAAGAATATGGGGATTTCGAAAGTCGCGACCTTTGGGAATATGAACTGGCTTTAAGTCCAGAAGAAACCAGATTTCTGGTCCAGCATATTTGGGAAATGAAACATGTACAATTTCCCTATTATTTTATTCAGGACAATTGTGCTTACCGTTTATTAGGCTTAATTGATCTGGTACGCCCACACGCCAATTTGCAGCAGCAGTTTAAGGCAGTCTCCATTCCGCTTGAGACTATTAAAGCCTTGGATGATGAACAGCTGATCAAAGACGTGGTATATCGTCCTGCTCTGGAAACCCAGTTACTGGCACAGGCCAGACAGCATGGTCACAAGCTGGCAAAAGTAGCCCATCAAATTGCCATGTCTGAACCGCGGGAACATGGTCAGATACTCGAATCTTACTCAGCTGAAAACCAGGCCAAGATTCTGGAAATGGCCTATGACGACTTGTATCTGCATTTTCTCGCCCGAAAAATTGATCCTCAGGTGGCGCAGCCACGTTTAAGACAGATTCTGGTGCAACGAAGCCAGTTGGCCCTTGAGAAGCAACGCCTGAATGTCGCCGTACCCAAGACCAATCCTGTGCAAGCGCATGATGCACGTCATCTTTCTTTTAAAGCTGGTGAGGTTCAAGGCCAGACCTTTGTCGAGATCGGTCATCGTCAGGCTTATCATGACCTGATTGATCCACAAGGAGGATTGCGTACCGGAACCCAACTGCTGTTTTTGGATGGTGCTCTGCAATATCGCCAGGATCGGTTGAAGCTGAAGCATCTGGATCTATTAACCGTCAATTCCTATAATCCGATTCATGCTTTTAAAACGCCCTTATCCTGGGGATTTAACTTCGGCTGGCAACAAGAAGCTCTGGATTCAGCGGGCCATTTTAGTCGTGAAAGCCAGCATGGGGTCGCTAACTTAAACGTGCAGGCCGGTTATAGCTGGGCCAATGCAACACGTGAACATCTATGTTATACACAGCTACAAAATCATTTACAGGCAGGCAAAGCCCTGGATCAAGGTTGGCGTGTAGGAGCTGGTCCGACCATCGGCTGTCAGAATGTCTGGAATGAGCAGCTCAATAGTCTGATACAAGTAGAATTGCCATATTGGGAAGATTCACATCAATGGCAGCTGAAATTGAAGACCCAATTTCAGTATACCTGGACCCCACAATATGCAATTCGGGGGGGCTGGGAATATCAGCGACAAAACCATCAAGATTGGGAACAGTGGAGTCTGAGCCTGATCCGTTATTTCTAG